The following are encoded together in the Brassica napus cultivar Da-Ae chromosome A9, Da-Ae, whole genome shotgun sequence genome:
- the LOC106400026 gene encoding uncharacterized protein LOC106400026 — translation MKNTYKFQSLFSSLIFLLFLFTLLSISRTNALNSRGGCRHPPSQTSCKTCMAEQMNYVCPKCVPVLRCMARCLWGGVSQRTCTTTCGCDTMAKPSLLECKRCVSRCKCSCAD, via the coding sequence ATGAAGAACACCTACAAGTTCCAAAGCCTCTTTTCTTCTCTCATCTTCCTCCTATTCCTCTTCACACTCCTATCAATTTCGAGAACCAACGCACTCAACTCCCGTGGCGGCTGCCGACATCCGCCGTCGCAAACCAGCTGTAAGACATGCATGGCGGAGCAGATGAACTACGTCTGCCCCAAGTGTGTGCCGGTGCTCCGGTGCATGGCTCGTTGCCTTTGGGGTGGTGTATCTCAGAGGACATGCACTACTACATGCGGCTGCGACACCATGGCCAAGCCCTCGCTTCTGGAATGTAAACGCTGTGTTTCTAGGTGTAAGTGTAGCTGTGCGGATTAG